Proteins from a genomic interval of Papaver somniferum cultivar HN1 chromosome 4, ASM357369v1, whole genome shotgun sequence:
- the LOC113273798 gene encoding large ribosomal RNA subunit accumulation protein YCED homolog 1, chloroplastic-like yields the protein MALIFPSNPAVYSSSSNTKFYIYSSQNSNPDFNFSFNLLKTKKIPSLTSKSKINNSPIQIPQKPLNFFTCRDGMNSSNVEEEIIDMDYDSENLESPWEGAVIYKRNPSISHLEYCTTLERLGFGEVSSDVSKSMASKMGLRVTKSVKDFPSGTPVQISIDVTRKKHRLRLDGVIKTVLGLSCNRCGGPAAEGVFSNFTVLLDEEPIEEPDVIDMGVIFGEERSSKTPSSLNEGEADDYEDSLIDLDDRLYFPPEDREIDISKNIRDLVHIEITINAICDTNCKGICLKCGTNLNLGSCNCDRKVEKKVNYGPLGDLRKQMQQK from the exons ATGGCTCTGATTTTCCCATCAAATCCAGCTGTTTATTCTTCCTCATCCAACACCAAGTTCTACATATATTCATCTCAAAACTCAAACCCagatttcaatttcagtttcaatctcttaaaaactaaaaaaatcccATCTTTAAcctcaaaatcaaaaatcaataaCAGTCCAATCCAAATTCCACAAAAACCACTAAATTTCTTCACTTGTAGAGATGGCATGAACTCCTCTAATGTTGAAGAAGAAATAATTGATATGGATTATGATTCTGAAAATCTAGAATCACCATGGGAAGGAGCTGTTATTTACAAAAGAAACCCATCAATTTCACATTTGGAGTATTGCACTACTTTAGAGAGATTAGGGTTTGGAGAAGTGTCTTCTGATGTATCAAAATCTATGGCTTCAAAGATGGGATTGAGGGTTACAAAATCTGTTAAGGATTTTCCATCTGGAACACCTGTACAGATCTCTATAGATGTTACCAGGAAGAAACACAGGTTAAGACTTGATGGAGTTATCAAAACTGTGCTTGGTCTTAGCTGCAATAG GTGTGGTGGACCAGCAGCCGAGGGTGTATTCTCGAACTTCACTGTTTTACTAGatgaagaaccaattgaagaacCTGACGTGATTGATATGGGTGTCATATTTGGAGAGGAGAGATCCTCAAAAACTCCCTCTTCGTTAAATGAGGGGGAAGCAGATGATTATGAAGATTCTTTAATCGACTTAGATGATCGTCTCTATTTTCCTCCTGAAGATAGAGAAATCGATATTTCGAAAAATATCCGTGACTTGGTTCACATAGAGATCACCATAAATGCAATATGTGATACGAATTGCAAAGGTATATGTTTAAAATGTGGTACAAATCTCAACCTTGGTAGTTGTAATTGTGATAGAAAGGTGGAGAAGAAGGTAAACTATGGACCTCTTGGAGATCTCAGAAAGCAAATGCAGCAGAAGTAA
- the LOC113273797 gene encoding putative F-box protein At3g16820, whose protein sequence is MGNFDMLPSEIISDIFTRLPATLGLEIKRVCKSWEKVAEHPSFFKLHLDLLNQLNSADSENEYKVVRMYKLKEGSKFAQIDVFTLGSDRQWRNEGNIEIEIGMGAWKDGVFANGNIYWNLGEGEIVAFDLADEMFVELPECSGFREIIDDGWNRCIRFGVLGDCLCATHYNTETETSDVWFLEKKQDESLMSWSMGFSLDANTDGYDV, encoded by the exons ATGGggaattttgatatgttaccatcAGAGATCATATCAGACATTTTCACTCGGTTACCAGCCACTCTAGGTTTAGAGATTAAACGTGTATGCAAAAGTTGGGAAAAAGTTGCTGAGCATCCATCCTTCTTTAAATTACATTTGGATCTTCTAAATCAACTTAATTCTGCTGATTCTG AAAATGAATACAAGGTTGTTAGAATGTACAAGTTGAAGGAAGGATCCAAATTTGCTCAAATTGATGTTTTCACTCTCGGGAGTGACAGGCAATGGAGAAATGAAGGGAATATAGAGATTGAGATTGGTATGGGTGCTTGGAAAGATGGTGTGTTTGCAAATGGCAATATCTATTGGAATTTGGGAGAGGGGGAAATTGTGGCCTTCGATTTGGCTGATGAAATGTTTGTCGAATTACCTGAATGTTCTGGATTTAGGGAGATTATAGATGATGGTTGGAACAGGTGTATTAGATTTGGGGTATTGGGAGATTGTTTATGTGCGACCCACTACAATACAGAAACTGAAACTTCTGATGTATGGTTTTTGGAAAAGAAGCAAGATGAATCATTGATGAGTTGGAGTATGGGATTCAGCTTAGACGCCAATACCGATGGATATGATGTATAA